In Actinomadura luteofluorescens, the sequence AGGGCGCGCATCGGGGTGCCGGCGTGCACGGCCATGCCGAGCGCCTCGATGTGGCGGCGCAGCATCGCGCCGCCGCCCTCGTCGAGCTGGCGCGGCATCAGCCACGGCGCCACCTCCACGACGCCGCTGCGCAGGCCGAGGCCCTGGATCGCGCGGGCCGCCTCCAGGCCGAGCAGGCCGCCGCCGACGACGGCGCCGGTGGCCCTGCCCCGCGCGTACGCGCGGATCGCGTCCAGGTCGTCGATCGTGCGGTAGACGAAGACGCCCGGCAGGTCCGCGCCCTCGACCGGCGGGACGAACGGCGAGGACCCCGTGGCCAGGACGAGCGCGTCGTAGGGGACGGCGCGCCCCGCCGAGGTGGCGACCGTCCGGGCGGCGCGGTCGATCCCGGTGACCCGTTCCCCGGTCCGCACGGTGACGGTGCCGTCGTGCGCCGGGTAGGCGAGGTCGGCGCCCTCCAGGTGCGTCGTCAGCGCCACCCGGTCGTAGGCGGTGCGGGGCTCCTCGCCGATCACCGTGATCGTCCACGTTCCGGCGGCGTCGCGCTCGCGCACCGCCTCCACCAGGCGGTGCGCGGCCGGCCCGTGGCCGGCGACGACCAGGCGCCTGTCCGGTCTGCTGTCGGCTCCCATGGGCCCGATCCTCGGCGGCCCGCATTACCCGCAGGGATCCCCGCCGTCACCCCGGCGTTAAGTGGACCTCACAGGCGGCCCGCCCGCGAGGTTGGGCGGGCCGCCCACGCCGCACCCGCCCCGGTCGTGCACCATGGAAGGGTGACGGAGGCTGTGGAGAACGCGGCGCGGACCGGCCTGCCGATGCTGGCCGACCTCGTCTCGGACGGCGACGTGGTGGTGCTGAGCGGCGCGGGGCTGTCGACGGAGTCGGGCATTCCCGACTACCGCGGGGAGACGGGGCGGCGGCGGCGCGCGGAGCCGATGACCTACCAGGCGTTCACCGGGAGCGAGGCGGCGCGGCGCCGCTACTGGGCGCGCAGCCACCTCGGCTGGCGGCACATCGCGCGGGCCCGCCCGAACGCCGGGCACCGCGCGGTCGCCGAGCTGCAGCGGCGCGGCCTGCTGGCCGGGATCATCACCCAGAACGTCGACGGCCTCCAGCAGGCCGCGGGCGCGCGCGAGGTGATCGAGCTGCACGGCGCGCTGGACCGGGTCGTCTGCCTGTCCTGCGGCGAGCGGTCCGCGCGCGAGCGGCTGGACGAGCGGCTGCGCGAGGCCAACCCCGGCTGGACGGCCCGGGCCGAGACGATCAACCCCGACGGCGACGCCGTGCTGCGCGACGAGGCCGTCGAGACGTTCCGGATCGTGGACTGCGAGCGGTGCGGCGGCGCGCTCAAGCCCGATGTGATCTTCTTCGGGGAGAACGTGCCGCCGGGCCGCGTCGGGGACTGCTACGCGCTGACGGAGCGGGCGGGGGCGCTGCTGGTGCTGGGGTCGTCGCTGACCGTGCTGTCGGGGTACCGGTTCGTCCGGCACGCGGCGCGGCACGGCGTCCCGGTGGCGATCGTCAACCGCGGCGCGACCCGGGGCGATCCGCACGCGCTCGTCACGCTGGACGCCCCGCTCGGCGCGACCCTGGACGCGCTGGTCGCCGAGCTGCCCGCCTGAGCGGGCCCGCCCCGCCCTACCCCCCGCCCAGCAGGGAGGTCGCGGCCGGCGCCGGGGCGTGCGAGTGCCCGGGGTCCCCGGGCGGGGGCGCGCCGGTGGCCTGGGGCGGGTCGGGCAGCATGTCGCCGGTGACGAAGCCGGTGCCCTCCAGCAGCCTCATGTGGGTGCGGACGAACGTCTCGCACTGCTCGGAGAAGTTCCGCACGAGCGTGTTGCGCGTGCTGCCGCGGACGGCGGCGATCGCCGGGTAGATCTGCCCGTGCGCCATCCGCAGCCGGGCGACGGCCGTCCGGTCGTAGTCGTTCCCCGACTTGCCGGTGATCTCCGACATCCAGCTCTGCTGGTCCGGGGTGGGCCGGCTCGGCAGCGCGACGTTCAGCTTCGCGGCGACCGCGCGGTCCAGCGCGTCCAGCCGGACGTGCTGGCGCGCGATCTCGCCGAGGTTGCGGCGGGTCGCGGCCCGCGCGGCGCGGCGCTCGGCCTCCCGGCCGACGGGGATCTCCCACAGCCCCGCCTGACGGACCTTCACGACGAGGTCGCGGTCGGCGGGGCCGAGCGGCCCCCACGGGGTGTCGACGGTGGACTGGGCCGCGGCCTGGGCGTTCGCCTGCGGCGCCACGGCGCCGCCGTCGGCCGCCTGGCGGCCGATCGGCGCGCAGGCGCCGAGCAGCAGGGCCGCGGCGAGGCCGCACGCCGCGGCGGCGACCGGTCGGGGTTCTCGCATCCGCCGCCGCCTTTCGGTCGAGGGGGAAGGGGCGTCGATGCGCAGTACGCGCGTCCGGGCGGGAAGGTTCGGCCGGGCTCGGACCGGTTCGGGCCGGGCTCAGGTCCAGCCGAGCTGGGCCAGGGAGGTGACCGGCGGTTCGCCGCCCGCGTCGGTGAAGGCGCGCAGGGCGTCGACGAGGGCGCGCCGCTGCCCGGCCGGCATCCGGGCCACCACCGCGGCGATGTCGGCGCGGCGGCGGGCGGTCACGTCGTCGACGATGCCGCGCCCGGCCGGGGTGAGCTGGATGCGGACCTCCCGGCCGCTGTCGGGGCTGGCCTGGCGGTCCACCAGCCCGGCGGCGGCCAGCCGGTCCACCATCCGCATCGCGGTCGAGGGATTGACCTCCAGGAGCCCGGCGAGCGTCACGAGCTTGGCGGGCCCCTGCGAGGACAGCACCACCAGGAGCCGGAACTGCGGCAGCGTGACGGCGCCCTCCACCGCGGCCAGCGAGCGCGCCGAGACCGCCACCAGCAGGCGGGACGCGGTCAGCAGCGCCGAGGTCACCGCGTCGACGCCGTCGTCGTACCGCTCGTTCATGACGACTTTCTACAGGGACCCGTCCCGCGTCCGCGAGCGCCGCCGCGGACCGGGCCGCCACCGGTCACCGGCCGTCCCCGTCCGGGAGGAGGCCGGCGAGGAGTTCGGCGAGATGGCGTGGCCGGGCGGCGGTCCCCGACTCGATCTGCGTCCGGCAGGAGAACCCGTCGGCGAGGACGACCGTCCCCGGCCCGGCGTCCCGCACCGCGGGCCACACGCCCTGCTCGGCGATGGCGGCCGACACCTCGTGGTGGCCCGCCTCGAAGCCGAAGTTCCCGGCGAGGCCGCAGCACCCGACGTCGAGCGTCCGCACGTCGACCCCGGCGCGCGCCAGCACGCGCCGGTCGGCGTCGAACCCCATGACGGCGTGCTGGTGGCAGTGCGGCTGGGCGATCGCGCGGACCTTCGGCCGGTCGAGCCCGGCGACGACGTCGTGGGACGCGCCCGGCGAGGCGCCACCGGACTCCTCCTGGTGCTCGTCGAGGAGCTCGGCGAGGGTCCGGGTCTGGTCGCGGAGCCGCTTGACGTCGTCCTCCAGCGCGTCGCCCTCCATCAGCTCGGGGGCGTCGGCGCGGAACACCGCGGTGCAGCTCGGCTCCAGCCCGACCACGGGGACGCCGTCGCGCAGCCGCGGCGCGAGGGCCCGGACGGTGCGGCGCAGCACGCGGGCGGCCGTGCCGAGCTGCCCCGTGGAGATCCAGGTCAGGCCGCAGCACAGCGGCACCGGCGGGACCTCGACCCGGTGGCCGGTCGCCTCCAGGACGCGGACCGCGGCCTTGCCGATGTGCGGGTGGAAGTTGTCGGTGAACGTGTCGGGCCACAGCACGACCCGCCGCCCGCCGCCGCGCGGGGGCCGGCGCCTGAACCAGTCGGTGAACCGCTCGCCGGCGAAGCGGGGCATGTCGCGGCGCGGGTCGATGCCGCCGATCCGCTTGGCGACCCGGTCCAGGACGGGGGCATGCAGTGCGGCGTTGGCGGCGCCGGGCGCCAGCGCGGCGATCCGCGCCCACAGCGGCAGCCAGCCCATGGTGTAGTGCGCGGGCGGACGGATGCGGCCCCGGTAGTGGTGGGAGAGGAACTCGGCCTTGTAGGTGGCCATGTCCACGTTGACGGGGCAGTCGCTGCGGCATCCCTTGCAGGCCAGGCACAGGTCGAGGGCGTCGCGGACGTCCCGCGACCGCCATCCGTCGGTGATGACGACGGCGCCGCCCGGCCCCGGCACCGCCGGGTTCGGCGTGCCGCCGCGCGGCATCCCGCGCATCATCTCCATCAGCAGCCGGGCCCGGCCCCGGGTGGAGTGCTCCTCCTCCCCCGTCACCCGGTAGCTCGGGCACATGACGCCGCCCGAGGACGCCCGGCACTTGCCGATCCCTACGCAGCGGGCCGCGGCGTGGGTGAAGCGGTGGTCGTCGTCGGGGAAGGAGAACCGGGTCCGCGGCTCGGCCGGGTCGTAGCCGAGGTGGTCGAGGTTCTCGTCCAGCCGGGACGGGTGGACGATCTTGCCGGGGTTCATCCGGTTCCCCGGGTCGAAGACCGCCTTGAACCGCTCGAACAGCCGGACCACCTCGTCCCCGAACATGATCGGCAGCAGCTCGCCGCGGGCCTGGCCGTCGCCGTGCTCGCCCGACAGCGACCCGCCGTGGTCCGCGACGAGGCGGGCGGCGCGCTCGATGAAGCGCCGGTACCCGCCGGTGCCGCGCTCGTCCTCCAGGTCGAACGGGATACGGGTGTGCACGCAGCCCTGCCCGAAGTGCCCGTAGAGCGAGACGGGGCCATAGCCGAACTCGTCGACGAGGGCGCGGAAGTCGCGCAGGTAGCCGCCGAGCCGGTCGGGCGGGACGGCGGCGTCCTCCCAGCCCTCGTGGGTGTCGGGCCGTCCCGGCGGGTAGGCGGTCGCGCCGAGCCCGGCCTCGCGCACCTTCCAGAGCAGCTCCTCCTCGTGCGGGTCGCGCACGAAGGTGCAGCGCGGCGGGTTCGGCCCGTTCTCCAGGTCCTCGATGAGCGAGCGGGCCCTGCCGTCGGCCTCGTCCTTGGTGTCGCCGCCGAAGCGGACCATGAGCCAGCCCCCTCCCTCCGGCATGTCCTCCACCGCGCGGGGCCCGGCGAGATGGTCGCGGCGGGCCAGGTCGAGGAGCCGCTCGTCCATGCCCTCCAGCGCGAGCGGGCGCGAGGGCAGGACGCGCGGCACGGCGTCGCCGGCCTCCGCGATGCCGTCGTAGCCGAGGACGGCGAGCGACTCGAAGGCCGGGATTGGCACCAGGCGTATCTCCGCGCGCAGCACGGCGACGAGCGTGCCCTCCGACCCGACGAGGGCGCGTGCCACGTCGAAGCCCTTCTCGGGCAGCAGCGAGTCCAGGTTGTAGCCGGACACGCGGCGCGGGATGCCGGGGTAGCGGGTGCGGATCAGCTCCATGCCGTCGTCGCGCAGGTCGCGCAGCGCGCGGTAGATCTCGGCGCGCCGGCCGCCCTCGTCCTGGATCCGCTCGTACTCCTCCTCGGAGGTCTCCCCGACCCACATCCGCAGCCCGTCGTAGGTCAGCACCTCCAGCCGCAGGACGGAGTCGACCATCTTCCCGTACGCCTGCGCCGACGCGCCGCACGAGTTGTTGCCGATCATCCCGCCGATCGTGCAGGTGTCGTGGGTGGACGGCTTGGGCCCCACCATCAGCCGGTGCCGCGACAGCCGCTCGTTCAGGTCGTCCAGGCACGCGCCGGGCTCGACCACGGCGCGGCGCGCCCGCGGGTCGACCGACACCAGCGCGCGGCAGTACTTGGACCAGTCGACGACCACCGCGTCGTTGACGCACTGCCCGGCCAGGCTCGTCCCGCCGCCGCGGGACAGGATCGGGACGTCGTGCTCGGCGCAGACCCGGACGGCCTCCGCGCCGGCCTCGACCGTCCGCGGCACCACCACCCCGATGGGCGGCTGCTGGTAGTTGGACGAGTCGTGGGAGTAGGCGGCCCGGGAGCCGGGATCGAACCGGACCTCGCCGTCCACCCTCTCGCCGAGCGCGCGCCGCAGCGCGTCCCGCCCGCGGGACGCCGCGCCCGCTCGCCTCTGGTCCTGCCGTGTCCCCTTCGCCGAAACAGCCATGTCAAGACGACTAACCGCCAGGGCCCGCTTCAATCGCCCGGCCTGCCGTCCGTCCGGCCCGAGCGCCGTCCCGCGGTCATCCCGCGGTCATCCGGCGAGGCGCCAGGCGGTCTCCAGCAGGAGGGCGTGCACGAACGCCTGGGGCATGTTGCCGCGCAGCTGCCGCTGCCCGACGTCGTACTCCTCGGAGAACAGGCCGCTGGTCGCGCAGCCCGACCGGGTCCGCTCGAAGGCGGCGAGGGCCCGGGCGGTGTCGCCCTGGCGGTCCTCGGCGAGGGCGAGGAAGAAGCCGCAGAGGATGAAGGCGCCCTCGGCCACGCCGAGGGGCTCGTCCCCCGCCCGGTAGCGGTAGACGAACCCCTCCTCGACGAGGTCCTCGCGCACGGCCCGCAGCGTCGCGGCGGTGCGGGGGTCCTCGCTCGGGAGCGCGCCCCGCAGCGGCGGGATGAGCAGCGCCGCGTCCACGCGGTCGTCGCCGGGCGCGCGCCTCCACCGGCCCTCGGGGGTGAGCGAGGTCCGGGACGTCTCGGCGAGGATGGCGTCGGCGAGCGAGGTCCACCGGGCCGCCTCGGCGGGGCCCGCCAGCGTCCGGGCCGCCTGGCGCAGGCCGGCGACGCAGGTCAGGCGCGAATGCGTCCACAGGTCGTCGTGGATCTCCCAGATCCCCGCCTCGGGCCGGGTCCAGCTGCGCGCGACCGCGCCGACCGCGACGCGGGCGGCCTCCACCGCCTCCGGGAGCCGGCGGTCGTGCTCGGCGGCGGCCGACAGCAGCAGCAGCGCCTCCCCCAGCGCGTCCAGCTGGAACTGGTCGCCGGCCCTGTTCCCGACGACCGCCCGGGCGCCCGGGTAGCCGGGCAGGCCGCTGGAGCTCTCGGCCGGCACCTGCCCGCCGGTGACGGTGTAGGCGGGCCTCAGCCGCTCCCCGTCGGCGAGGACGCGGGCGGACACGAACTCCACGGCGGCGCGCAGCAGGCGGGGCGGCCCGCCGTGGAGGGCGACGGCGCGCCCGGCGAAGCACTGGTCGCGGATCCAGGCGTAGCGGTAGTCGAAGTTGCGGCCCTCGTCCGCGCGTTCCGGAAGCGCCGTCGTGGCGGCGGCGACCATCCCACCGCCGGAGGCGGTGAGGCCCGTCAGGACGGAGTAGGCGAGGCGGGCGTCGCGCGGGGCGAGGGTGTCGCGGCAGTCCGGCACGGCCTCGCGCCAGTCCCGCTCGGTGGCCTCCCACAGCTCCGCGGCGTCCAGCGGGCCGCGGCCCCCGCCCTCGGCGATCTCCAGGACCAGGTCGCGGGTCTCCCCCTCGTCCAGGTCGAAGGCGAGGTCAAGGACGGGCCCGCCGCCGTCGCCGTCGCGCACGACGGCCTCGTCCGCGCCGCGCCAGCGCAGCGACGCGCCGCCGCCGCGGGCCGTCCACTCCGGGCCGTCGCGGCGCACGTCCCGCATCCGGGGAGCGCCGTGACCGGTGCGGACGTCCAGCAGGGCCCGGACGCGGGAGCGGCCGCGGACGGCACGGCACCTGCGCAGGATGACCGCGCGGCCGGGCGCCGCCGGCCGCGCGAGGGCCTCGCGGCACTCCAGGATCGCGCCGTCGCCGGTCACCCACCGGCTGTGCCAGATGAGCCCGCGGTCCTCGTAGTAGCCGCCCCAGACCCACCGCCCGGGACCGGGCTGGACCACGTAGGCGCCGGGGCCGCCGAGCAGGCCCGCGAAGGCGGGCGGCGAGTCCCAGACCGGGAAGCACATCCACGCGTACTCCCCGTGCGGGCCCACGAGCGCGCCGCGTTCGCCGTCGGCGATGAGGGCGTAGTCGCGGAGGGCCTTCGGGCCGGAGTCCTTTGCTCCGAAGTCGTCCTGCATGCCCTCCCACTACCCGGGAGACCGCCGTTACTCGGAGCCGGGCAGAGGGACGCTCCTTCCGACCGCCCCACCGGCCCCGGGCCGTCCGGACCGCCTCGCAGACGGCCCAGACTGCCCGACGACCGGCCAGGGCCTGTCTCGAAGTGGCTCCGGCCATGCGCGCGAACGCGTGACCTGGCCGGTGCCGCGAAGCCGGAGGCGAGCGGCACCGGCCAGATCGCGAAGCGATGCCGCGTTCGCCCGGCCCCGGTCACGCAGCGAGCCGCCAGGCGAGCGAAGTGGGCCGGGACTGAACCAACACGCCTAGGCGTCCCGGCGCTTGAGCAGGACGGCGGCGATGGCGAGCAGCACTCCGGTCCAGAGGGCGAAGACGCCGTACCCCTGCCAGGGGGTCAGCAGGTCGTTCTCCCCCTGGGTGGACTTGGCGATCAGCTGACCCGCCTGGGACGGCAGGTAGGCGCTGACGTGGTCGCCGATGCTGCCGGGCAGCAGCGTGGCGAGCGGCGTCAGCACCAGCACGAACCCGATGACGCCGGTGATGCCTCCGGCGGTGTGCCGCACGATGGCGCCGATCGCCAGGGCGAAGAGCCCGAGCATCGCCAGGTACAGGCCGCCGCCGATGACGGCGCGCAGCACGCCCTCGTCGCTCAGCGACACCTGTGCCTTGTCCCCGATGAGCGCCGAGCCGATGAAGAACGAGACGAACGACACCACGACGCCGAGGACGAAGACGACCGCACCGAACACCAGGGCCTTCGCCCACAGAACGGGCAGCCGCTTCGGCACCGCGAGCAGGCTCGCGCGGATCATGCCGGTCGAGTACTCCGACGCGATCACCAGCACGCCGAGCACGCAGATGGTCAGCTGGCCGAGGAAGAAGCCGCTGCCGAGGATGAAGCCGGTCGGGTCGGCGACGACGGAGGCGCGGTCGGCGGGGTTGGTGTTGTCCCACTGCGCGACGGTGACGCCGACCAGCAGCGCGGTGAATCCGAGGTCCACGACGACGAGCAGGATCAGCGTCCACAGCGTGGACCGCACGGTGCGGATCTTCGTCCACTCCGAGAGCAGGAGGCGCCCGAAGCCGGGACGGGGGTGGGCCGCGGGATCCGCGGCGGGCGTGGCGGTGGCCGTGGTCATCGGTTCTCCCCCTCCTCGGCGAGGACGGCACTCGGCGCGGGGACGGCCGCCGGCGCGGGCTCGCCGGCTCCGCCGTACTCGACGCTGTCGCGGGTCAGTTCCATGAACGCCGACTCCAGCGAGCCGCGGGTCGGGGTGAGCTCGTGCAGCACGATGCCCTCGGCCGCGGCGAGCTCCCCGACGCGGGGCGCCTCCATGTGGGAGACGTTGAGCAGCCCCTCCTCCTGCACGGACGCCTTGCCCCCCTCGGCGGTGACGAGGTCGGCGAGGCGGGCCGCGTCCGGGCTGCGGACGATCACCGCCTTCTCGGTGCTGCGCTCGATGAACTCCTCGGTGGAGCAGTCCGCGATCAGCCGGCCGCGGCCGACGACGATGAGGTGCTCGGCGGTGACGGCCATCTCGTTCATCAGGTGGCTGGAGACGAACACCGTGCGCCCCTCGGCGGCGAGCCTCTGCATGAGCGTGCGGATCCAGACGATGCCCTCCGGATCGAGGCCGTTGACGGGCTCGTCCAAGACGAGCACGGACGGGTCGCCGAGCAGCGCGGCGGCGATGCCGAGCCGCTGCCCCATACCCAGCGAGAAGCCGCCGGCGCGTTTGCGGGCGACGCCGCCGAGGCCGACGAGCTCGACCACCTCGTCGACGCGCTTCTTGCCGATGCCCTGCGTCTGGGCGAGGCACAGCAGGTGGTTGTAGGCGCTGCGGCCGGTGTGGACGGCCCGCGCCTCCAGCAGCGCCCCGACGACGCGCATCGGCGCGTTCAGGTCGCGGTAGTGGCGGCCGTGGATCCGGGCGTCCCCGCGGTCGGGGCGGTCCAGGCCGAGCAGCAGCCGCATGGTGGTCGACTTCCCGGCGCCGTTGGGGCCGAGGAACCCGGTGACCCGCCCGGGGACCACCGTGAACGACAGGTCGTCCACGGCCGTCCTGTCGCCGTAGCGCTTGGTGAGGTTCTCCGCCTCGATCATGCCTCTCCCGGCGTCTCTCGGTAGTGGTTCGGTGACCGGAATCACACTAGTGCCCCGGGGCACCGACCGGATCCTCCGCAGTGCGGATCATTTGGCGCCCGGCGGCGGGGCGCGGCACCGCGGCACCCTTATTGACCGTCTGCCAATAGGTGCGCGAGGATGGCCGGGCACGATCCGACCGCCGGGAGGCGCCGTGACCGCCCCGTCCCAGATCACGCCCGAAAGCCTCGCCGACCGCGACGTGCTGCGGACCCTCGCCGCCGAGCCGCTGGTCGGCCTCGCGGCCGGCCGGGCCCTGCTCATGCAGCTCGCCCACCCGGCCGTGGCGCGCGGCGTCGCCGAGCACAGCGACTTCGCCGAGCGCCCCCTGGCCCGGCTGTTCGGCACCCTCGACTTCCTGCTGATCGTCACCTTCGGCACGCCGGAGCAGGTGGCGCGCATCGCGGCGAAGGTCCGCGGCATCCACACCACCGTGCGCGGCGAGGACTACTCCGGCAACGACCCGGACCTCCAGCTCTGGGTCAACGCGACCCTCATCGACTCGGCCCTGCACGTCTACGAGCACGTCATACGGGGCGGCGACCCCGCCCTGGCCGAGGCCTACTACCGGCAGGCGCGGGTCGTCGCCGAGGTCCTCGGCTGCCCCTTGGAGTCGCAGCCTCCCGACCTCGCCGCGTTCCGCGCGTACATGGCCGCCACGCTCGCCGCCCTGAAGGTCACCGGCACCGCCCGCGAGGTCGCCGCCGCCGTCCTGTGGCCCCGCCGCCTGCGCACCCTGGCGCCCGCACTCGCCGTCTTCCGGCTCCTCACGGCCGCGCTCCTGCCGGACGAGCTGCGGGACCAGTTCGGCCTGCCGTGGACCCCGGCACGCCGCCGGACGGCCGGCGCGCTCCTGCGGACGGCCCGCCTCGGCCGCCGCCTGACCCCCGCCCCGCTGAGGCGCCCGCCGGAGCCCCTGCTGGTCCGGCTGGCCGCCTACCGCGTGAACCGGACGCTCTCGGCCCGCCGGGCGCGGCGCCGGGCCGCCTAGGCGACGGACGAGTAGGCGACCACGCCGCGGCGCATGGCGTCCATGGCGCGGCGGGCGGTCCTGCGGAGGTGGCTGTTGGCGGGCGCGGCGTCGGTGACCTGGCCGAGAAGGTCGAGGAGCTGCTTGACGGCCCGGACGAAGTCGCCCGCGGTGAGGTCGCTCTCCATCAGCACCTCGTCGAGCTCGTCGCCCTTGGCCCACCGGTAGGCGGTCCACGCGAAGCCGAGGTCGGGCTCGCGCAGGAACGAGACGCGGTTGTCGCGCTCGACGCCCTCCAGCTGGCCCCAGAGCCGCACCATGGCGGCCAGCGCCTCCTGCGCCGGGCCCGGGGGCGTGCGGGGCGGCGTGGCGTCGTCGGGCTGCCGCGACTCGTAGACGAGGGCGGACACGCACGCGGCCAGCTCGGCCGGGCCGAGCTTCTCCCACAGGCCCTCGCGCAGGCTCTCGGCGGTGAGCAGGTCCAGCTCGTTGTAGATGCGGCCGAGGCGGCGGCCCTCGGCGGTGACGGAGTCGCCGTCGAGGTAGCCGAGCTGCTGCAGGACGGCGCAGACGCGGTCGAACGTGCGGGCGATGACCTGCGAGCGGCCCTCCACGCGGCGCCGCAGCTGCTCGGTCTCGCGGTCCAGGCGGTGGTAGCGCTCGGCCCAGCGGGCGTGGTCCTCGCGCTTGTCGCAGCCGTGCACCGGATGCGCGCGCAGCTCGGCGCGCAGCCGGGTGATCTCGGCGTCGTCGGCGGCGGGCGAGTCGCCGCGCGAGCGTTTGCGCTCGCGCGCGTCGTCGGGCACCTTGTTGCGCAGCGTGGACGCCAGGTCGCGGCGGTCCTGCGGGTTGCGGGGGCTGAAGGACTTCGGGACGCGGATCCGCTCGACGGGCTCGACGGCGCGCGGGAAGTCCTGGATCGACAGCCGCTGCACGGACCGGTTCACGGTCAGCACGAGCGGCGCGGGCCCGTCGGAGCGGCGGCCGACGCCCGGGTCCAGGACGACCGCCAGGCCCGAGCGCCGCCCGGACGGGACGAGGATGACGTCGCCCGGACGCAGCCGCTCCAGGGACCGGGCCGCCTCCGCGCGGCGCGCTCCGGCGCGCTCGCGCGACAGCTCGGACTCGCGGTCCGACAGGCTCCGCCGCATCGCGGCGTACTCCATGAAGTCGCCGAGATGGCACTCGGCGGCCTTGGCGTAGCCCTGGAGGGCCTCCTCGTTCTTGTGCACCTGCCGGGCCAGGCCGACGACGGCGCGGTCGGCCTGGAACTGCGCGAACGACTCCTCCAGGAGCGTGCGGGCCCGTTCGAGGCCGACGGCCCCGACGAGGTTGACGGCCATGTTGTAGGACGGCCGGAAGCTGGAGTTCAGCGGGTAGGTGCGGGTGCCGGCCAGCCCGGCCACCGACGCGGGCTCGACGCTCGGGCCCCACACCACGACGGCGTGGCCCTCGACGTCGATGCCGCGCCGCCCGGCGCGCCCGGTCAGCTGGGTGTACTCGCCCGGGGTGAGGTCGACGTGGGCCTCGCCGTTCCACTTGTCCAGCTTCTCGATCACCACGGTGCGGGCGGGCATGTTGATGCCGAGCGCGAGCGTCTCGGTGGCGAACACCGCCTT encodes:
- a CDS encoding NAD-dependent protein deacetylase codes for the protein MTEAVENAARTGLPMLADLVSDGDVVVLSGAGLSTESGIPDYRGETGRRRRAEPMTYQAFTGSEAARRRYWARSHLGWRHIARARPNAGHRAVAELQRRGLLAGIITQNVDGLQQAAGAREVIELHGALDRVVCLSCGERSARERLDERLREANPGWTARAETINPDGDAVLRDEAVETFRIVDCERCGGALKPDVIFFGENVPPGRVGDCYALTERAGALLVLGSSLTVLSGYRFVRHAARHGVPVAIVNRGATRGDPHALVTLDAPLGATLDALVAELPA
- a CDS encoding DUF4142 domain-containing protein — protein: MREPRPVAAAACGLAAALLLGACAPIGRQAADGGAVAPQANAQAAAQSTVDTPWGPLGPADRDLVVKVRQAGLWEIPVGREAERRAARAATRRNLGEIARQHVRLDALDRAVAAKLNVALPSRPTPDQQSWMSEITGKSGNDYDRTAVARLRMAHGQIYPAIAAVRGSTRNTLVRNFSEQCETFVRTHMRLLEGTGFVTGDMLPDPPQATGAPPPGDPGHSHAPAPAATSLLGGG
- a CDS encoding MarR family winged helix-turn-helix transcriptional regulator; translation: MNERYDDGVDAVTSALLTASRLLVAVSARSLAAVEGAVTLPQFRLLVVLSSQGPAKLVTLAGLLEVNPSTAMRMVDRLAAAGLVDRQASPDSGREVRIQLTPAGRGIVDDVTARRRADIAAVVARMPAGQRRALVDALRAFTDAGGEPPVTSLAQLGWT
- a CDS encoding FAD-binding and (Fe-S)-binding domain-containing protein, translating into MAVSAKGTRQDQRRAGAASRGRDALRRALGERVDGEVRFDPGSRAAYSHDSSNYQQPPIGVVVPRTVEAGAEAVRVCAEHDVPILSRGGGTSLAGQCVNDAVVVDWSKYCRALVSVDPRARRAVVEPGACLDDLNERLSRHRLMVGPKPSTHDTCTIGGMIGNNSCGASAQAYGKMVDSVLRLEVLTYDGLRMWVGETSEEEYERIQDEGGRRAEIYRALRDLRDDGMELIRTRYPGIPRRVSGYNLDSLLPEKGFDVARALVGSEGTLVAVLRAEIRLVPIPAFESLAVLGYDGIAEAGDAVPRVLPSRPLALEGMDERLLDLARRDHLAGPRAVEDMPEGGGWLMVRFGGDTKDEADGRARSLIEDLENGPNPPRCTFVRDPHEEELLWKVREAGLGATAYPPGRPDTHEGWEDAAVPPDRLGGYLRDFRALVDEFGYGPVSLYGHFGQGCVHTRIPFDLEDERGTGGYRRFIERAARLVADHGGSLSGEHGDGQARGELLPIMFGDEVVRLFERFKAVFDPGNRMNPGKIVHPSRLDENLDHLGYDPAEPRTRFSFPDDDHRFTHAAARCVGIGKCRASSGGVMCPSYRVTGEEEHSTRGRARLLMEMMRGMPRGGTPNPAVPGPGGAVVITDGWRSRDVRDALDLCLACKGCRSDCPVNVDMATYKAEFLSHHYRGRIRPPAHYTMGWLPLWARIAALAPGAANAALHAPVLDRVAKRIGGIDPRRDMPRFAGERFTDWFRRRPPRGGGRRVVLWPDTFTDNFHPHIGKAAVRVLEATGHRVEVPPVPLCCGLTWISTGQLGTAARVLRRTVRALAPRLRDGVPVVGLEPSCTAVFRADAPELMEGDALEDDVKRLRDQTRTLAELLDEHQEESGGASPGASHDVVAGLDRPKVRAIAQPHCHQHAVMGFDADRRVLARAGVDVRTLDVGCCGLAGNFGFEAGHHEVSAAIAEQGVWPAVRDAGPGTVVLADGFSCRTQIESGTAARPRHLAELLAGLLPDGDGR
- a CDS encoding glycoside hydrolase family 15 protein, which produces MQDDFGAKDSGPKALRDYALIADGERGALVGPHGEYAWMCFPVWDSPPAFAGLLGGPGAYVVQPGPGRWVWGGYYEDRGLIWHSRWVTGDGAILECREALARPAAPGRAVILRRCRAVRGRSRVRALLDVRTGHGAPRMRDVRRDGPEWTARGGGASLRWRGADEAVVRDGDGGGPVLDLAFDLDEGETRDLVLEIAEGGGRGPLDAAELWEATERDWREAVPDCRDTLAPRDARLAYSVLTGLTASGGGMVAAATTALPERADEGRNFDYRYAWIRDQCFAGRAVALHGGPPRLLRAAVEFVSARVLADGERLRPAYTVTGGQVPAESSSGLPGYPGARAVVGNRAGDQFQLDALGEALLLLSAAAEHDRRLPEAVEAARVAVGAVARSWTRPEAGIWEIHDDLWTHSRLTCVAGLRQAARTLAGPAEAARWTSLADAILAETSRTSLTPEGRWRRAPGDDRVDAALLIPPLRGALPSEDPRTAATLRAVREDLVEEGFVYRYRAGDEPLGVAEGAFILCGFFLALAEDRQGDTARALAAFERTRSGCATSGLFSEEYDVGQRQLRGNMPQAFVHALLLETAWRLAG
- a CDS encoding ABC transporter permease subunit: MTTATATPAADPAAHPRPGFGRLLLSEWTKIRTVRSTLWTLILLVVVDLGFTALLVGVTVAQWDNTNPADRASVVADPTGFILGSGFFLGQLTICVLGVLVIASEYSTGMIRASLLAVPKRLPVLWAKALVFGAVVFVLGVVVSFVSFFIGSALIGDKAQVSLSDEGVLRAVIGGGLYLAMLGLFALAIGAIVRHTAGGITGVIGFVLVLTPLATLLPGSIGDHVSAYLPSQAGQLIAKSTQGENDLLTPWQGYGVFALWTGVLLAIAAVLLKRRDA
- a CDS encoding ABC transporter ATP-binding protein — protein: MIEAENLTKRYGDRTAVDDLSFTVVPGRVTGFLGPNGAGKSTTMRLLLGLDRPDRGDARIHGRHYRDLNAPMRVVGALLEARAVHTGRSAYNHLLCLAQTQGIGKKRVDEVVELVGLGGVARKRAGGFSLGMGQRLGIAAALLGDPSVLVLDEPVNGLDPEGIVWIRTLMQRLAAEGRTVFVSSHLMNEMAVTAEHLIVVGRGRLIADCSTEEFIERSTEKAVIVRSPDAARLADLVTAEGGKASVQEEGLLNVSHMEAPRVGELAAAEGIVLHELTPTRGSLESAFMELTRDSVEYGGAGEPAPAAVPAPSAVLAEEGENR